A DNA window from Vibrio cidicii contains the following coding sequences:
- a CDS encoding TIGR02647 family protein: protein MKFTEEHIAELNLLLQFDLSSAATGIKVHKDAAQSTQEAVKRLFDKGLCTQIDGGYLTDEGIEVAEHAERTLRVLSS from the coding sequence ATGAAATTTACCGAAGAGCACATCGCAGAACTGAACCTATTGCTTCAGTTCGATTTAAGTAGCGCAGCCACAGGTATTAAAGTTCACAAAGATGCCGCTCAATCGACGCAAGAAGCGGTAAAACGTCTATTTGACAAAGGTTTATGCACGCAAATTGATGGCGGTTATTTAACCGACGAAGGAATTGAAGTCGCAGAGCATGCGGAGCGTACGCTCAGAGTACTCAGTTCTTAG
- a CDS encoding transporter substrate-binding domain-containing protein, translated as MKWLVVLILCYSVVCRAEMPKVYLTSLEWPPYSGANLPENGYSVAIAREAFLAMGYALEVEFHPWPRAIAKVAKSEQFVGYFPEYEFATQEYVFSTSLGSGPLGFVENINKPIGWKSLRDIIPFRVGVVQDYINTPELDAMIAAQQLYVEQSANDLLNIYLVAKGRLDIAVIDANVLAYLVEADPKADFLRQRVKMNEKLLVEKQLHIAFKNTPLGIQWRDTFNQGLAQVDRQAIIERVKRLSNKTKN; from the coding sequence ATGAAGTGGTTGGTGGTTTTAATACTTTGTTACAGTGTGGTGTGCCGAGCTGAAATGCCCAAGGTGTACCTCACCTCATTGGAATGGCCGCCATATTCTGGAGCCAACTTACCCGAAAATGGTTACTCGGTAGCGATTGCTCGCGAAGCATTTTTAGCGATGGGATATGCACTAGAAGTGGAGTTTCATCCTTGGCCAAGAGCAATTGCCAAAGTAGCGAAAAGTGAGCAATTCGTCGGCTACTTTCCTGAATATGAGTTTGCCACCCAAGAGTATGTGTTTTCGACTTCTCTTGGTAGCGGCCCGCTCGGGTTTGTAGAAAATATCAATAAGCCTATAGGTTGGAAGAGCTTGAGAGACATCATACCTTTTCGGGTCGGCGTCGTGCAGGACTATATCAATACACCGGAGTTGGATGCGATGATCGCTGCGCAGCAACTCTACGTTGAGCAAAGCGCCAACGATTTATTGAACATTTATCTGGTTGCTAAGGGTCGGCTGGATATTGCGGTGATTGATGCCAATGTTTTAGCTTACTTGGTGGAAGCGGATCCTAAAGCGGATTTTCTCCGTCAGCGAGTGAAAATGAATGAGAAGTTGTTGGTCGAAAAACAGCTTCATATTGCCTTTAAAAACACGCCACTGGGAATTCAGTGGCGTGATACTTTTAATCAAGGATTGGCTCAAGTTGATAGGCAGGCCATTATTGAGCGCGTAAAGCGTCTATCCAATAAGACTAAGAACTGA
- a CDS encoding NAD-dependent epimerase/dehydratase family protein: MKNILIIGAGWLGFPLAQTLTTLGHTVFITRRSQEALESLDFPQSRKWPLDLNHSDAHQQLSHYLNTRKFDVVIGCFPPGFRKGQGAEYAQHWQLIVDALRSSHATKVIMISSTTVYPNRAEKMVEDAANLAIAQNNHQFSDKARIMLQAEDALIQSDHPFTILRLSGLIGPQRHPARFVAHLKQVSRLAPANMLHQQDAVSAAFFAVTHADDQILNVTTPRTVDKATFYQSALEAAGMPGGLPERVDVADKEISAEKLLSLGFEFHYQSTLDALSLPSEAKGQ; the protein is encoded by the coding sequence ATGAAAAACATTCTTATCATTGGAGCGGGTTGGCTCGGTTTCCCTCTAGCACAAACACTCACAACGCTTGGCCATACGGTGTTTATTACCCGTCGCTCACAAGAGGCGCTCGAAAGCCTCGATTTTCCCCAAAGCAGAAAATGGCCGCTGGATCTCAATCATTCTGATGCACACCAACAGCTCAGCCACTATCTCAATACAAGAAAATTTGACGTGGTCATTGGCTGTTTTCCTCCCGGCTTTCGCAAGGGCCAAGGCGCTGAGTATGCCCAGCACTGGCAACTGATTGTCGATGCGCTTCGCAGCTCACATGCAACTAAGGTGATAATGATAAGCTCAACCACGGTTTATCCAAATCGTGCTGAGAAAATGGTCGAAGATGCGGCCAATTTGGCGATAGCGCAAAATAATCACCAATTTAGCGACAAAGCGCGCATCATGCTGCAAGCAGAGGACGCACTGATCCAATCTGACCACCCTTTCACCATTTTGCGCTTGAGTGGCTTGATTGGACCACAACGTCATCCGGCACGCTTTGTCGCACACTTAAAGCAAGTGAGCCGTCTTGCACCTGCCAATATGTTACATCAGCAAGACGCAGTGAGCGCCGCGTTTTTTGCCGTCACTCATGCTGATGATCAGATCCTCAACGTGACAACGCCGCGCACCGTCGATAAGGCGACGTTTTATCAAAGCGCTTTAGAAGCGGCTGGGATGCCCGGGGGGTTACCTGAGAGAGTCGATGTGGCAGATAAAGAGATCAGCGCCGAAAAGCTGCTCTCACTGGGGTTTGAGTTTCACTATCAATCCACTTTGGATGCCTTGTCACTGCCTAGCGAGGCAAAGGGGCAGTAA
- the cysS gene encoding cysteine--tRNA ligase produces the protein MLKIYNTLTRQKEEFKPITAGKVGMYVCGVTIYDLCHIGHGRTFVSFDVVSRYLRYLGYDLTFVRNITDIDDKIIKRAAENGESCDSLTERLIGEMHADFDALNMKRPDVEPRATQYIQEIIELVEKLIERGFAYVADNGDVMFEVNKFDEYGKLSKQDLDQLQAGARVDVETAKRCPLDFVLWKMSKPGEPTWESPWGPGRPGWHIECSAMNSSILGNHFDIHGGGSDLQFPHHENEIAQSCCAHDTKYVNTWMHSGMVMVDKEKMSKSLGNFFTIRDVLSHYDAETVRYFLMSGHYRSQLNYSEENLNQARASLERLYTALRGLDLSAAPAGGEEYVTRFTTAMNDDFNTPEAYSVLFDMAREVNRLKTESLEKASALGALMRELADVIGILHQDPEAFLKGDAGNDDEVAEIEALIKLRNDSRAAKDWANADLARDRLNEMGIVLEDGPEGTSWRRK, from the coding sequence ATGTTGAAGATATATAACACACTCACCAGACAGAAAGAGGAATTCAAACCAATTACGGCCGGTAAAGTTGGCATGTATGTCTGTGGGGTGACCATCTATGATCTTTGTCACATCGGGCATGGCCGCACGTTTGTGTCGTTTGATGTGGTTTCTCGTTACCTTCGCTACTTAGGCTATGACCTGACATTTGTGCGTAACATCACGGATATCGACGACAAGATCATCAAACGTGCAGCCGAAAACGGTGAATCGTGTGACTCACTGACCGAGCGTCTGATTGGCGAAATGCACGCCGATTTCGATGCCTTGAATATGAAGCGTCCGGATGTCGAGCCGCGTGCCACTCAATACATCCAAGAGATTATTGAGCTGGTCGAGAAGTTGATTGAGCGCGGTTTTGCCTATGTGGCCGACAATGGCGACGTGATGTTTGAAGTCAATAAATTTGACGAATATGGCAAGCTGTCGAAGCAAGATCTGGATCAGCTGCAAGCGGGTGCGCGAGTTGATGTGGAAACGGCCAAACGCTGCCCACTGGATTTTGTTCTGTGGAAAATGTCTAAACCGGGTGAACCAACGTGGGAATCGCCATGGGGCCCAGGTCGTCCGGGTTGGCACATCGAATGTTCTGCGATGAACTCGTCAATTCTTGGCAATCATTTTGATATTCACGGTGGTGGCTCGGACTTGCAATTCCCGCACCACGAAAACGAAATCGCGCAATCTTGTTGCGCGCATGACACCAAGTACGTTAACACTTGGATGCACAGCGGCATGGTGATGGTCGACAAAGAGAAAATGTCGAAATCACTCGGTAACTTCTTCACCATTCGCGACGTGCTGTCTCACTACGATGCAGAAACGGTACGCTATTTCTTAATGTCAGGTCATTACCGCAGCCAGCTAAACTACAGCGAAGAGAACTTAAACCAAGCACGTGCATCGCTTGAGCGCTTGTACACTGCCCTTCGTGGTTTGGATCTCAGCGCCGCGCCAGCCGGTGGTGAAGAGTATGTAACGCGCTTTACCACCGCAATGAACGACGATTTCAATACCCCAGAAGCGTATTCAGTGCTGTTTGATATGGCTCGCGAAGTTAACCGCTTAAAAACCGAAAGCCTTGAGAAAGCGAGCGCGCTTGGTGCGCTGATGCGTGAACTGGCGGATGTGATTGGTATTTTGCATCAAGATCCAGAAGCGTTTCTCAAAGGCGATGCCGGTAATGACGATGAAGTGGCTGAAATCGAAGCACTGATCAAGCTGCGTAATGACTCGCGCGCAGCGAAAGATTGGGCTAACGCTGATTTGGCCCGCGATAGACTCAACGAGATGGGCATTGTTCTGGAAGATGGTCCGGAAGGGACGAGCTGGCGTCGCAAATAA
- the lpxH gene encoding UDP-2,3-diacylglucosamine diphosphatase, protein MTTLFISDLHLSPARSDITECFVRFMRDEAPHADALYVLGDLFEFWIGDDDQTPFANQIRMEFKRLTESGVAVYFVQGNRDFLLGKRFCKQTGITLLADVTTIELYGRKAVILHGDTLCTDDVSYQKFRRTVHQPWLQWLFKRIPWMIKKRIVAKVQSGVRDDKSNKSLEIMDVNQEEVEKVMAQYQVTLMIHGHTHRPNVHHFENAQGQMTRIVLGDWYQQGSVLRVTAEQCELQTRPFAS, encoded by the coding sequence ATGACGACACTATTTATTTCAGACCTGCACCTTAGCCCCGCACGCAGCGACATTACCGAGTGTTTTGTCCGTTTTATGCGTGATGAAGCGCCTCACGCGGATGCCCTTTATGTCTTGGGCGATCTGTTTGAATTTTGGATTGGCGATGATGACCAAACGCCGTTTGCCAATCAAATTCGCATGGAGTTCAAAAGGTTAACCGAAAGCGGCGTTGCGGTTTATTTCGTACAAGGGAACCGTGACTTTCTGTTGGGTAAGCGCTTTTGCAAACAAACGGGCATAACGTTGCTGGCAGACGTCACTACCATAGAGCTATATGGACGAAAGGCGGTGATTTTACACGGTGATACTCTTTGCACCGATGATGTCAGCTATCAAAAATTTCGCCGTACCGTGCATCAACCTTGGTTGCAATGGCTGTTTAAACGCATTCCTTGGATGATCAAAAAGCGTATTGTTGCCAAAGTCCAGTCTGGTGTTCGCGACGACAAGAGCAATAAGTCACTTGAGATTATGGACGTCAATCAGGAAGAAGTCGAAAAGGTGATGGCGCAATATCAGGTGACACTGATGATTCATGGCCATACCCACAGACCTAACGTCCATCACTTCGAAAATGCACAAGGTCAGATGACACGTATTGTGCTTGGCGACTGGTATCAGCAAGGCTCGGTTTTACGTGTCACGGCAGAACAGTGTGAGCTGCAAACTCGACCATTTGCCTCTTAA
- a CDS encoding EAL domain-containing protein: MKYSYVARQPILNRNKKTIGYELLFRDGPKNTFPEVEPELATSRLLSDHFLSTHYSTLGDKLGFVNFPYQSLLNLVPTLFPKESLVVEILEDCPPTDELLEAIKTLHRAGYRIALDDFVPNRAWKRFLPFIHIIKFDIRIVPIDKAAVYIGSLTRLNIEFLAEKVETYQEYQQAIEAGFHYFQGYFFSKPEMIQKKKLNPSFLTVVQLCKEIADEPIDFNEVERLFSIDVTLSYKLMTYVNSGYTLAAKIKSFRQALIYLGEDRLRRFISLVAVASVQEDKPDSLYALAVQRARACELLLEYTKAQYDPGQAFLTGLFSLLDSLLDQPLNDIINDIPVDEEVKAALIEREGLLGYLLSMIIAYEQADWELASKYQQQLNISENQLCKAYSQATSWTQELLSQTS, from the coding sequence TTGAAGTATTCATACGTTGCACGACAGCCCATTCTAAATCGGAATAAAAAGACGATTGGCTACGAGCTTCTGTTCAGGGATGGGCCGAAAAATACCTTTCCTGAAGTTGAGCCGGAGCTAGCAACCAGTCGTCTGCTGTCCGATCATTTTTTGTCTACCCATTACAGCACTCTTGGCGACAAACTGGGTTTTGTTAATTTTCCCTATCAAAGCTTGCTCAATCTCGTTCCCACCCTATTCCCCAAAGAAAGCTTAGTGGTGGAGATTTTAGAAGATTGCCCGCCGACGGATGAACTACTTGAGGCGATTAAAACGCTGCACCGCGCAGGCTATCGTATCGCTTTGGACGACTTTGTACCGAACCGTGCTTGGAAGCGTTTTCTGCCTTTTATCCACATAATTAAATTTGATATTCGTATCGTCCCGATCGACAAAGCAGCGGTCTACATCGGCTCACTCACTCGATTAAATATTGAATTCTTGGCAGAGAAGGTCGAAACCTATCAAGAGTACCAACAAGCGATCGAGGCAGGTTTTCATTATTTCCAAGGCTACTTTTTCAGTAAGCCAGAAATGATTCAGAAAAAGAAACTCAATCCTTCGTTTCTCACCGTGGTGCAACTTTGTAAAGAGATCGCCGACGAGCCGATAGATTTTAATGAAGTTGAGCGGCTGTTTTCCATCGACGTCACGCTCTCTTACAAGCTGATGACTTATGTCAACTCAGGTTACACCTTAGCAGCGAAAATTAAGTCGTTTCGTCAGGCTCTGATTTACCTTGGCGAAGATAGATTACGACGTTTTATCTCTTTGGTTGCAGTGGCATCGGTACAGGAAGATAAGCCGGATTCGCTCTACGCACTCGCAGTTCAGCGCGCTCGTGCTTGCGAGCTATTGCTTGAATACACCAAAGCACAATATGACCCCGGGCAAGCATTTCTCACTGGTCTATTCTCACTTTTAGATTCCCTGCTTGACCAACCGCTCAACGATATCATTAACGACATTCCGGTCGACGAAGAAGTCAAAGCAGCCCTTATCGAACGAGAAGGATTGCTTGGTTATTTGCTCTCGATGATCATCGCTTATGAACAAGCGGACTGGGAGTTGGCCAGTAAATATCAACAACAGCTAAATATCAGTGAAAATCAGTTGTGTAAAGCTTACAGCCAAGCGACCAGTTGGACACAAGAACTGCTTTCGCAAACATCGTGA
- a CDS encoding YchJ family protein, whose translation MSLCPCGSQLTYQHCCEKAHLNHNHATTPEQLMRSRYTAHVLGLVDYVVNTYHPSCHAEEQREAIAASVNSDWCKLEVVKAEAGSNGNEGFVEFKAYFKEDGEQYCLSERSRFVKEGGLWYYIDGTFPEEAEPDPRLSQSISSLKVGRNDPCICGSGKKFKKCCG comes from the coding sequence ATGTCTTTATGCCCTTGTGGTTCTCAACTCACTTATCAACACTGCTGTGAAAAAGCGCACCTTAACCATAATCATGCCACAACGCCGGAACAGTTGATGCGCTCGCGCTACACTGCTCATGTGTTGGGTTTGGTCGATTATGTTGTGAATACCTACCACCCAAGCTGCCATGCCGAAGAACAGCGCGAAGCGATCGCAGCGTCGGTTAACAGTGATTGGTGCAAGCTTGAAGTGGTCAAAGCTGAAGCGGGCAGTAACGGGAACGAAGGTTTTGTCGAGTTCAAGGCCTACTTTAAGGAAGACGGAGAGCAATATTGCTTAAGTGAACGCTCGCGTTTCGTTAAAGAAGGCGGGCTTTGGTATTACATTGATGGCACGTTCCCAGAAGAAGCCGAGCCAGACCCACGTCTTAGTCAATCCATTAGCAGCTTGAAAGTCGGGCGCAATGATCCATGTATTTGTGGCAGTGGCAAAAAGTTTAAGAAGTGTTGTGGGTGA
- a CDS encoding transglycosylase SLT domain-containing protein, giving the protein MKLKYCALAALLNLFVVQPSIANDPFAELDKEIEQLTADDTEEFDQWYIAQIQEFNLWQQAYLADWDKKQKASIKKWGDTKIPSPNVVVVYDEKHNARTVVDLANGEITVSYLPSPQAEQVPVLETKVVNDVIEKNAKLFEEVGVTQPKKAVPTMVFVDEIKVQSKTFEEVKREIEAQTERQMSQLDIFAAEKSTVLSEQKQEQVIAVQKQQMIEQEEKRIAAVKQELVQQEQKLKQQPQKVVEYKVKIPKSSLTNRVNKYLPVIQKESAKRELPPELVLAIMHEESYFNPKAKSHVPAYGLMQIVPTTAGRDVNKLYRGKDMPMKANELYDPNLNIETGTAYLKILHSRYLKGIKDPESAIYSVIAAYNTGSGNVAKAFGERRVSSAIKKINAMSSDEVYEHLIKNLPYNETRNYLKKVNDRLKTYHAQSNSII; this is encoded by the coding sequence ATGAAATTGAAATATTGCGCACTGGCTGCGTTGTTAAACCTCTTTGTGGTGCAACCAAGTATTGCAAATGATCCTTTTGCTGAACTAGACAAAGAAATCGAACAACTCACTGCTGATGACACGGAAGAGTTTGACCAATGGTATATCGCTCAAATTCAAGAGTTCAATCTTTGGCAACAAGCATACTTAGCCGATTGGGACAAAAAGCAGAAAGCTTCAATCAAAAAATGGGGTGATACCAAAATTCCCTCTCCTAATGTGGTCGTGGTTTATGATGAGAAACACAACGCTCGCACCGTCGTCGATTTAGCAAATGGAGAGATAACCGTTAGTTACTTACCCTCACCTCAAGCTGAGCAAGTACCAGTTTTAGAAACGAAGGTGGTTAACGACGTAATCGAAAAAAACGCCAAGCTATTTGAGGAAGTTGGGGTAACTCAACCTAAAAAAGCAGTGCCGACGATGGTGTTCGTTGATGAGATCAAAGTACAGTCTAAGACTTTCGAAGAGGTAAAGAGAGAGATAGAAGCACAAACTGAGCGCCAAATGAGTCAACTTGACATTTTTGCTGCTGAGAAAAGTACGGTGCTGAGCGAACAAAAGCAAGAGCAAGTGATCGCTGTGCAAAAGCAGCAAATGATCGAGCAGGAAGAAAAACGCATTGCTGCTGTGAAGCAAGAATTGGTGCAGCAAGAGCAGAAGCTTAAGCAACAGCCTCAAAAAGTGGTTGAATACAAAGTGAAGATTCCAAAATCATCACTGACGAATCGTGTCAATAAGTATCTTCCTGTAATTCAAAAAGAAAGTGCGAAGAGAGAACTGCCTCCTGAGCTTGTATTAGCAATCATGCATGAAGAATCGTATTTCAACCCTAAGGCCAAATCCCATGTGCCCGCATATGGGTTGATGCAAATTGTGCCGACAACCGCAGGGCGTGATGTAAACAAGCTTTATCGTGGTAAAGATATGCCGATGAAGGCCAATGAGTTATACGATCCTAACCTAAATATCGAAACGGGCACTGCGTATCTAAAAATTCTTCACAGTCGATATCTAAAAGGCATCAAGGATCCAGAAAGTGCCATTTACAGTGTGATAGCGGCATACAACACGGGTTCAGGTAACGTGGCCAAAGCGTTTGGTGAACGACGCGTGTCTAGTGCGATTAAGAAAATCAATGCCATGAGTTCTGATGAGGTCTATGAACACCTTATTAAGAACTTACCTTACAACGAGACTCGCAACTATCTCAAAAAGGTCAACGATAGACTAAAAACCTATCATGCGCAGTCCAACTCAATTATCTAA
- the hisIE gene encoding bifunctional phosphoribosyl-AMP cyclohydrolase/phosphoribosyl-ATP diphosphatase HisIE yields the protein MSFSTADVNALQGRIDWQKVDGLVPAIVQDFQSSQVLMMGYMNQEALEKTGETGQVTFFSRSKERLWTKGETSGNVLQLVNIALDCDSDTLLVKVNPIGPTCHTGTTTCWDGDAQAESQMVWLHQLEQLLAARKSADPDSSYTASLYARGTKRISQKVGEEGVEVALAATSGDKAELVCESADLIYHLLVLLQDQGLSLSDVINKLKERHK from the coding sequence ATGAGTTTTAGTACAGCAGACGTGAACGCCCTGCAGGGACGGATTGATTGGCAGAAAGTCGACGGTTTGGTGCCAGCCATCGTACAAGATTTTCAATCGAGCCAAGTGCTGATGATGGGTTACATGAATCAAGAAGCATTGGAAAAAACAGGTGAAACAGGGCAAGTGACGTTTTTCTCTCGCAGCAAAGAGCGTCTTTGGACCAAAGGGGAAACCTCAGGCAACGTTTTGCAGTTGGTGAACATTGCGTTGGATTGTGACAGTGATACCTTGCTGGTCAAAGTGAACCCGATTGGACCGACGTGCCACACTGGTACGACAACCTGTTGGGATGGCGATGCGCAAGCGGAGTCACAAATGGTGTGGCTTCATCAACTTGAGCAGCTATTGGCTGCCCGCAAGAGTGCCGATCCTGACTCTTCCTATACCGCCAGTTTATACGCTCGCGGTACCAAGCGTATTTCGCAGAAAGTGGGCGAAGAAGGCGTTGAAGTCGCGCTTGCGGCGACGTCGGGCGATAAGGCGGAATTAGTGTGTGAATCCGCCGACTTGATTTATCACTTGTTGGTGCTTTTGCAAGATCAAGGCCTGTCGCTGAGTGATGTAATCAACAAGCTCAAAGAGCGTCATAAGTAA
- the hisF gene encoding imidazole glycerol phosphate synthase subunit HisF, protein MLAKRIIPCLDVRDGQVVKGVQFRNHEIIGDIVPLAKRYAEEGADELVFYDITASSDGRVVDKSWVARVAEVIDIPFCVAGGIKSAEDAARILEFGADKVSINSPALANPQLITDLADKFGVQCIVVGIDSYYDKETGKYQVYQFTGDEARTKATQWETRDWVQEVQKRGAGEIVLNMMNQDGVRNGYDIEQLNMVREVCKVPLIASGGAGAMEHFAQAYQKANVDGALAASVFHKQIINIGELKQYLKQQGIEVRV, encoded by the coding sequence ATGTTGGCAAAGCGAATAATTCCGTGTTTAGACGTCCGTGATGGGCAAGTGGTGAAAGGCGTTCAGTTCCGTAACCATGAAATCATCGGTGACATCGTTCCTCTGGCCAAACGTTACGCAGAAGAAGGTGCTGACGAACTGGTGTTTTACGATATTACCGCCTCCAGCGATGGCCGTGTTGTCGATAAAAGCTGGGTGGCCCGAGTGGCCGAAGTGATCGACATTCCTTTTTGCGTCGCTGGTGGAATTAAATCCGCCGAGGACGCAGCGCGCATTTTGGAATTTGGCGCTGACAAAGTGTCGATCAACTCGCCGGCCTTGGCCAATCCACAACTCATTACTGATCTTGCCGATAAATTTGGCGTTCAATGCATTGTGGTTGGTATCGACTCTTACTACGACAAAGAGACGGGCAAATATCAGGTTTATCAGTTTACGGGTGATGAAGCGCGCACTAAGGCGACTCAGTGGGAAACGCGTGACTGGGTGCAAGAGGTGCAAAAGCGTGGCGCTGGAGAAATCGTCTTGAACATGATGAACCAAGACGGCGTGCGCAATGGCTATGATATTGAGCAACTCAACATGGTGCGTGAAGTGTGTAAGGTGCCGTTGATCGCTTCTGGTGGTGCGGGCGCGATGGAGCACTTCGCACAGGCGTACCAAAAAGCTAATGTGGACGGCGCGCTGGCGGCATCGGTATTTCACAAGCAGATCATTAATATCGGTGAGCTGAAACAGTATTTAAAACAACAGGGTATTGAGGTACGAGTATGA
- the hisA gene encoding 1-(5-phosphoribosyl)-5-[(5-phosphoribosylamino)methylideneamino]imidazole-4-carboxamide isomerase: protein MIIPALDLIEGQVVRLYQGDYGQVTEYKVDPAEQFNLYHQAGANWLHLVDLTGAKDTSARQLDLIAKLLASTPAHIQIGGGVRTEQDVVDLLEAGAQRVVVGSTAVKQPELVKGWMEKYGAEKIVLALDINIDQDGTRKVAISGWQEDSGVTIEALIDDYLTVGLKHVLCTDISRDGTLAGSNVELYVDLCKQYPQVQFQSSGGIGSLADIEALKGSGVAGVIVGRALLDGKFSAEEAFACWQSE from the coding sequence GTGATTATTCCAGCTCTTGATTTAATTGAAGGACAGGTCGTTCGCCTCTATCAGGGTGATTACGGCCAAGTCACCGAATACAAAGTCGACCCCGCAGAGCAGTTTAACTTGTACCACCAAGCTGGCGCCAACTGGCTGCACTTGGTGGATCTCACGGGGGCGAAAGACACCTCGGCACGCCAACTTGATTTGATTGCCAAACTGCTGGCGAGTACACCAGCGCATATTCAAATCGGCGGTGGTGTGCGCACAGAACAAGACGTAGTGGATCTGCTGGAAGCAGGCGCACAGCGCGTTGTGGTCGGTTCGACCGCAGTAAAACAGCCTGAGTTAGTAAAAGGTTGGATGGAAAAATATGGCGCGGAGAAAATCGTTCTGGCGCTAGACATCAACATCGACCAAGACGGCACGCGCAAAGTGGCGATTTCCGGTTGGCAGGAAGACTCGGGCGTGACCATCGAAGCGCTGATTGATGATTACCTTACCGTCGGCTTAAAGCACGTACTTTGTACCGATATTTCTCGCGATGGCACCTTGGCGGGCTCCAATGTTGAACTGTATGTGGATTTGTGCAAACAGTACCCACAAGTGCAGTTTCAATCGTCCGGCGGCATCGGCTCACTGGCGGATATTGAGGCATTGAAAGGCAGTGGTGTGGCGGGCGTGATTGTGGGCCGCGCACTCCTTGATGGCAAGTTCAGCGCAGAGGAGGCATTCGCATGTTGGCAAAGCGAATAA
- the hisH gene encoding imidazole glycerol phosphate synthase subunit HisH, with the protein MTQQKVVIIDTGCANVSSVKFAIERLGYDVVISRDPQVVLSADKLFLPGVGTASEAMKNLAERDLIDLVKKVEKPLLGICLGMQLLGKVSQEKGQKADELVECLGLCDGEVKLLETGDLPLPHMGWNTVSAKKGHPLFKGIEEGEYFYFVHSFAMPVGSYTIAECEYGNPFTAAVQSGNHYGVQFHPERSSKAGAKLIQNFLEL; encoded by the coding sequence GTGACACAACAGAAAGTGGTCATTATTGATACAGGCTGTGCCAACGTCTCTTCGGTAAAATTTGCCATTGAACGTCTCGGCTACGATGTGGTGATTTCCAGAGATCCGCAAGTGGTTCTCTCTGCCGACAAGTTGTTCCTTCCGGGCGTAGGCACCGCGAGTGAAGCGATGAAAAACCTCGCAGAGCGCGATCTGATTGATCTTGTTAAGAAGGTAGAAAAACCGCTGCTCGGTATCTGCTTGGGCATGCAACTCTTGGGTAAGGTTTCTCAAGAAAAAGGGCAGAAAGCCGACGAGTTAGTTGAGTGTCTTGGACTTTGTGATGGCGAAGTGAAGCTGCTTGAAACGGGCGATTTACCGCTACCTCACATGGGGTGGAATACCGTATCGGCAAAAAAAGGGCATCCTCTGTTTAAAGGCATCGAGGAAGGGGAGTATTTTTACTTCGTTCACAGCTTTGCGATGCCAGTCGGTAGCTACACCATTGCTGAATGTGAGTACGGCAACCCGTTCACCGCCGCAGTGCAAAGTGGTAACCACTACGGCGTGCAGTTCCACCCAGAGCGTTCTTCAAAAGCGGGCGCCAAGCTGATACAAAACTTCTTAGAATTATAA